The following are encoded together in the Ovis canadensis isolate MfBH-ARS-UI-01 breed Bighorn chromosome 2, ARS-UI_OviCan_v2, whole genome shotgun sequence genome:
- the LOC138432376 gene encoding interferon alpha-2-like encodes MKSGGSQGMLRGARTMQEPLITPSTQNLPRPPLQAVLQAPSIAVALLISVLLALGMLCSSPTCSLGCELPASRSNLESFTRSNQMERVPTVSCLRDRTDFRFPQTLAHGTRLEKTEATAVVHELLQQTFQLFSTTGSSVGRNESLLDRLLVGLDQQLEDLDACLREGRTLEQSPLGSENSRLAVKSYFQRISVYFKEKEYSRCAWEVVSVEIRRCLVFANKLIRKLRI; translated from the exons ATGAAGTCTGGTGGCTCACAGGGGATGCTTCGAGGCGCCAGGACTATGCAGG AGCCACTCATCACCCCAAGCACTCAGAACTTGCCTAGACCTCCCCTGCAGGCAGTCCTGCAAGCCCCCAGCATCGCAGTGGCCCTCCTCATCTCTGTGCTGCTGGCCCTGGGGATGCTCTGCTCCAGCCCCACGTGCTCCCTGGGCTGTGAGCTGCCTGCCAGCCGCAGCAATCTGGAAAGCTTCACACGTTCGAATCAGATGGAGAGAGTGCCCACTGTGTCCTGTCTGAGGGACAGGACTGATTTCAGATTTCCTCAGACCCTGGCCCACGGGACCAGGCTTGAGAAGACAGAAGCCACAGCTGTTGTGCATGAGTTGCTCCAGCAGACCTTCCAGCTCTTCAGCACCACGGGCTCTTCTGTAGGTCGAAACGAGAGCCTCCTGGACAGACTCCTCGTGGGACTTGATCAGCAGCTGGAGGACCTGGACGCGTGTCTGAGGGAGGGAAGGACCCTGGAACAGTCACCTCTAGGCAGTGAGAACTCCCGATTGGCTGTGAAGAGTTACTTCCAGCGAATCAGTGTGtatttcaaagagaaagaatACAGCCGCTGTGCCTGGGAGGTTGTCAGCGTGGAAATCAGAAGGTGCTTGGTCTTTGCCAACAAGCTCATCAGAAAACTCAGGATATAA
- the LOC138432377 gene encoding interferon tau-11-like yields MQRIRSQSRLKDRADFRFPWKREMITPVQMTQGPCNHYLMLQQSFQLFTTEDSRATLEPGSEPETAGAHGRRQSVLFSRDFLPVKYFQGIHLYLRELEYSHFA; encoded by the coding sequence ATGCAAAGGATCCGCTCTCAGTCGCGCCTAAAGGACAGAGCCGACTTCAGATTTCCTTGGAAAAGAGAGATGATCACTCCAGTGCAGATGACTCAGGGCCCCTGCAACCACTATCTGATGCTCCAGCAAAGCTTCCAACTCTTCACCACGGAGGACAGCCGTGCTACCCTGGAGCCCGGATCAGAGCCTGAAACAGCTGGAGCCCATGGAAGGAGACAGTCTGTGCTGTTCTCACGGGACTTCCTGCCCGTGAAGTATTTCCAGGGCATCCATCTCTACCTCAGGGAGCTGGAATACAGCCACTTTGCCTGA